GTAATAGCTGAAGCTGCGTCCAGAATCGAGTCGTGCACCTTGAGCTCGTACGTAGAGTAACCATCGCGAggcttgttcttgagcttgagaagtcgtgctgccgccgccgcgatAGCATCCGCAGCCTTGCTCAGCTCCTGGTCAACGAGGTCTCCCAAGTCTCCCTTCTTGTTGGCAAGCTTGCCAAAGCCCGGCGCGAACGTCTCAAcaagcttgttgagcttctgcaGGTTCATCTGCACGTCattgttgctgttgatgacCACGTCGGTCTTCTGGAGAGGGTCCATGCCCTCGAGTCGGAAGCTCTGCAGTCCACGAAGGAACTGCACAGTCGACAGCGCTGATTGGCGAGTTCCGTTCATTAGAGAGTCGgtcttcttgtcgtcggtTGCCAGTCGAGTGAGgcccttggtgttgctgcaCACATCGGCAATGGCGCCAGAGAAGACGTTGACGGCCTTGATCAGCTCCGCGTGAGTAGCATTAGGACCATCTGCAATGAAGTTGTTGAACGAAGTAGCAAACTCCATGGCACTGGCAGAAGCCTTCTCGATCTGCGACAGGACGTATGTGGGAGATGCGTTCTGGTTACCGGCCTGCATGCTAGAGTCCAGTTCGTAGAGTGCATCGTCGACACGCGCGACACCCGCTTGCAGAACTGAGtcgatgatgtcgttgatcttgtcgaggttCGCCAGGATCAGAGCATCAATCTGGCCGTCGAGAGCATGGTCCGTCTCGCCCTGGTTCTGcttgagctcgttgagctCGATGAGGGTCTGATCCATGCCGGCCTTGTAgacctcgagctcctcctccttgtcacggagaagctgctcaagatCGGAGCTTCCATCTCGGAGGTTCAACTGTGCATCCTCCAGGGCGCGCGACTTGTTGCGCAGTGCCTCCTCCAGATCCGCCATCTCGCGGTTGTACTTGGCGAGCATCGTCGAGAGCTCGTTGCCCTTGCTGCGCTCCAGGTTGTCGGCTCGGTCCTGGGCCATGCGAAGCTCACGCctgagcttctcgacctcgtccTTGTTGCTCCCGTTCAGTCGGTCCTTGTCGTGAAGAGCGCGATCACGCTCACGGATCATGTCGGCCAGCTCGAGattcttggtcttgatctcaCGCTCGAGCTTCTCTCGTCGGTCGATGGCCTCCTGCGCACTGGCAGCCTTGAGCTGAACAGCCTTGAACTTctggaggaggtcaagatgCTCGTGTCGCAGCTGGGAGTAAAGCTTCGCGAGCGCCTCGTACTTGGTCCTCCATGTGTTGACCTGCTCCTGAAGAGCTCGGATCTGGTCGTCCTTGCTCGACATCTGCTGGCCGAGGCTGTTCTGGATTTGCGACAGCTCGctctccagagccttgacaCGCTGATCGTACTGCTGCAGCATCAGTTGGTCACGCTCGTACTGCGCGCGCGCATTGAGGTTCTCCCGCTCCAGCTCGGCAAGACGACCCTGAGTCTGCCACTGCGCCTGCTGAGCCAGGAGAGCCTCCTGTTCTCGTTGTTGCTGCTCCATCAGCAGGCGCTGTTGCTCCTCAAACTCCCGCTGCGCATTgagttgttgctgctgctgcgccaAAAGGGCCTGCTGCTGACGTTCCTCAAGCACacgctgctgctcctcgtACTCCCGGTTCTGACGGTCCAACTCGCTCTTCCAGAATTCGGACATCTCATCAGGGCCTTCGTCCTTGGGCGCCGGTGGAGGGGTCGGCTGTCGCTCGATCTCCTGCTTTGGTCGTGCCGGGAGCGCAGgagcatcgtcgtcttcgccaAGGAGGTTCGGGGGATCTTGAGGTAGCttggggatggtgatgaggctgGTAAGATATCGAAGGTTGGAGCACTCGTAGTAGAACTTGACCAATCGGTAGTGCTGAGCATTGTATCGTTCGCGGAGAGGTTCAAGcgcttcgtcgtcgccggtAGCTATCAAGGTTAGTCTAACACAGGAATGGGGTAAGTGAATCACGGACTGGAGTGCATGGCTCGGAGCATGCTGGTGATGAACTTGTAGATACCGTAGCTCTCCTGAACGAAAGGTACAAGGGCGGCGATTCGGCACTCATTGTTCCCCACGTTGCGGAAGTGAGAGAAAATCAGCTTCTGGAACTGCTCGATCTGGTCCTGCAGCACCATGAGGTCGCTGATGGTCTCGTAACCCTCGTTGGGGTCGTTGATGGCCTTCAAGCTCAGGTACTCCTCGTACTCGAAGGTACCGTTGAACTcggggtgttgatggtggaagGAGAGCTTGGCGAGGAGATAGTAAACGTATTCGCGGATCAGGGGACCGTAACCACGCATGCCTTCACCTCCTCCGCCCATTCCGCGGTTCAAGCTCTCGATCCAGCCCCTGTTGGCCATTGCCTCCTTCAGAGCGCTGGGGTGGCCCTCCTGGAGAACCTtatggatggtgatgagggcCTTGAACGTCTGAACTTCGTCGGCGAGGATCGGTTGGCTGTTGAACAGGTCGAGTCAACAAGAGaagtcatgatggagggggGACGTGAGACATACACCTTGATGCCGGACCAGAAGGCGGCCGAGGACCGGTGATCCCATGTGTAGACGATACATGCTCGTACGTGCTTGCGCTTCGGGGAGATCTCTTCGGCATTGGTGGCtttcttgatgttgatggccagTTCCTGGTCGGTTCTGTACAATCATGAGTTAGCTGTGCGCTTCTCCGGCGCGGCCGTGATTCACGAACTTGGTATGCTCCATGCCGCGCACGGTAGCCATGACTGCTGAGTGGCGGATAGCTCCGCGATGCGATTATTCGATAGATCGAGTAGGTAAGGGAGGATGCGCGCGGATGCGAGAAATGATCTGTTGAGCTCCGACAACTGCCAACAGACCCCTGGAAATCACGAGACAAATAACCCCGTCGAGGCCCGACGCCGTGCAAGCTAAAGAGACTGGAAAGAGAACAATGTGTACTGGTATCACGACAAGAGGAGAGAGCAAGGCAGCAGCTCGTAGCGCGCTGTATCGAGGAGGAGTttgtgtcgtcgtcgtcagccTTGACAAATCTCGGGCGACTTTGAGCGTGGCTGTTCTTGGGTGCGATAGCTCTCAGTGGCTGGGCTGCGAGAGGAGCGTCATACGGGGGTACGTATTCTTGCATTTGATGTGGGGCAGGAGATGAGAAGCCGCGGGTCAAGAAATAAACGAGGAAGCAGAGCAGTGTTGGTTTTTTGAAGAGGCGTGATGCAGAAGAGTtgaataattaaataaaaaagtgAAGAAATATATGAGATCTATTGAATTTGCCCATTCGAGATTCTACAAACTTATCGTAACTTATCATAAGCCTCAGGGGAGCATACTTTGaaatcatcatctccatTAAGGTGCTGTCTTATTTTTTTCACTCATCCGAAGGCCGCAAGGCTCCGAGTTGGGTTCGGTGGTCGGAGAGAAATTATCCGACTTAGACCAGACTCATGCGAGCACTCATGAATGGGAATGTTCGAACAGATTGTTACAATTGGAACCGTGTTACCATTCAAGCAAAGGTAACAGTAGTGGTCACACGAATACTAGCCCTCGGCCATTTTCACATTTTGGTTTTGTGAGATGCACACACTCGCTGCCAGTCTCACGGACATGCGTTCATAGGACATATAAGGACAAATGGTGAGAGGAGACCGCACAAGTTACTCTTTACCCTATAGGTCTTCCCCCTTTGGACTGCTCTGAACTAAAACGAGAAGAGAAGACTGGCGAGGATTTGCTGAGGATagttggccttgttgctctCTTTCCTTGGGGGAACCTCATTACCTAGATACAGTGCACTGAAAGAATGCCTGAGCATGCCGACGAGAGTAGGTTCATGCGGTGGAAAACAATGGCTTGTGTCTAGTGAGTGATGCGTCATCAAAGGGGCTTGAGACCGCTCAGTTGGGTGGAAGTGTGAACTTGCATTCTATCGTGAACTACAGCGGTGATGGTTGACTGCTGGAGAGAAGATGGGGGCTATGAGGAGGAATTCAAGACCATCGACCTACCAACATGAAGCTCCAAATGCAGTTCAAGGACTGGCGGCAGCAACACTACATAGACCAATCACATAGACCAACTTATTCGAAGCCGGGTTCTTCATTGATGCGTCAAGTCAATGACCAACCCACGACATGGGTCAGACAAGCTTCACCAGAGGTATCTTCAAATACAGACTTTGGCATGCTTTCAAACGATGTCATTTTTAGTCTCATTCCCTATCGACATCAAAATGCAAGCCCTTGCCATGCAGAGTTCTTTCCCATCCGGACGCAATACCCCAAGCAAAAAGAAGCAAGCACCACCCAACCCCAGCAGAATCCTTTTTAGATCGTAGTCTCGTAGGGGAGAGGAGTGAGGGTCTCGGGAGGGTTGTCGGTCAGGGAGACTGTTTGGGCATCTCGGGGACCGAGGGGCTGGCGCTTGACGGAGACGGCGACaccgtcggccttggcctgcttcttggcctcggcgttGGACTTCACCCGCTTGAGGAAGTCCTCACGGGATCGCGAGGGCTGGACGTGCTCGATTCGGATGTTGATTCGCTTCTCGAGGTATCGGTGCTTGACCTTCTTGTAGATAATGATGCCAACAGCGGACTTGGTGACGTTGTAGATGACACCAGTCTTGCCGTGGTACACCTTGTAGGGCAAACTGTGCTCGGTTGTCAGCCCTCCTGTTCCATCGCACAAGTTTTCCCAAGCGCTCAATCTCGCAATTTGCGTATTTGTCGCAAGGTGGTGAGGGCGTTGCTTACCCCTTCTGGACGGCACCGTTCGCCTTGATGTCGACGATATCACCAACGCTGCCCAATCGATCAGTTTctgtcgctgctgctcgtGCGATTCGTGCTCGCACTCACCGGTACTGTCGGAGATAGGTGTTCAGGGCGATCATGCCCTTCTTGCGGAAGTCCCGGCTGAAGGCATACTGCAAAATCGTCAGTTTCAATGGTCGACGTCGTCGAAATTCGAAATCATGGGCAAACGTACGCGGGTGCCCGCTCTCTTTCCGTAGGAGTGACCCATCTCGAATCGTTATCTGCCGAACGCGGGAGGGTTGGGGTTAGTAGTCGTGGGTTGGCGAAAGAGATGGTGAAGACCTtcgcttggtgttgtggatTTCACGAAGGCAGCCGGGCTTGTGGGAGCGGGACCTGAGATTATCCGAATTTTTTTTCCACACCGGTAGGGCAAGGGCGGCTCACATTTTACACCGCACACAACCCCACCCCTGTTAGGGTTCTCGAATTTGCACACGTGACCTACAACTCGAGCCAAATTTCCCTCCACACAAGTAGCGATTTTTTGACCTCGTGTGTGCAAAAGTTCAACTCCAGCCAAACACCCAGGAGCCAGTCAAGTGAGTGCCACCGACGGCAACATCACCACGAGCATCAATTAACAAAGTCTTTCAGGATGCCTCCCCGCGCCCATTCGAAGACCTCCCGTGTCCCTCGCAGACCCTTCGAGTCTGCTCGACTGTCAGTATCACCGGCCACTGAACATGAGCTTGTCTCTGTTTAAGTCGATTGTGAAAGTAAACTGACGCGAATAACAACAGGGACTCTGAGTTGAAGCTCGTCGGCGAGTATGGCCTGCGCAACAAGCGTGAGGTCTGGCGAGTCGGTTTGACTCTGTCCAAGATCCGTCGTGCTGCCCGGTATGCTCGAACCGACTCGGCGCCTTGTGCGCATCGACAAGACACTCTCTAACCTTTTCACAGTCAGCTTCTTACcctcgacgagaaggacCCCAAGCGTCTCTTCGAAGGCAATGCCCTCATTCGCCGTCTCGTCCGCGTCGGTGTCCTTGACGAGTCCCGCATGAAGCTGGATTACGTCCTGGCCCTCAAGATCGAGGATTTCTTGGAGCGCCGCCTCCAGACCTGCGTCTGGAAGCTTGGTCTGGCCAAGTCCATCCACCACGCCCGTGTCCTGATCCGCCAGCGCCACATCCGAGTCGGCAAGCAGATCGTCAACGTCCCCTCGTTCATCGTCCGTCTCGACTCCCAGAAGCACATTGACTTCGCTCTCACCTCGCCCTTCGGTGGTGGCCGCCCCGGCCGTGTCCGCAGAAAGAAGGCCAAGTCCGCCGAGGGCGGTGagggtgacgaggaggaggaggatgacgagtaAATGCACCAAATCATGCAAAAACGGTTCTCCCTCATGTCTAGGGCTCTGGGTGATGGGATACCACTCACGGGAAGGGGATTCTCTTCATAGCTTGCGGCGTTGGCCAGAGGATAAAAATGGAATGATTTCACCGGATAACGACAAACAAAAACTTCCGGTGTCTCTCCTCACCTGTGTAAATGAATCTCATGGATCATGCCCTATTCCACGACAATTCTTCATGCTTCGCCTGTCTGATGTGATCAAGTACCATGTGCCATTCGTAGGGTGCAAGTGTCTGTTTGCTCGAACGTGAATTAATGCTATGTGATGCTAACGCTATGTCAAAAGTTCATCCTTGCCCAGGAGCTTCGCCATTGGATCAGCCGCAACTGTTCGTTTCCGCCTGTactcgtccatctcctcctctgttACCCCGTTcatcatctcttctcttgtcCGTTTCTTCGGTTTCGACTCTTCGGCCTCCTTGTCTCCATCCTCGTTGGAaggctcctcgtcctcctctttATCCTCAATCAGGTTGGCACCAGTGCGTTGCcgctcagcagcctcccaagcctccttgccctcctctccTGTGCAGTAGCTGTTCTTGATGAAAGAGTGACAGCATGCGTAACCCCACTTGAAGTTGGACCACCAGCTGCCCCAGGTGGAGGtgtggttgttgatgaagataTCCTCGGCATacttggacttggccttcttcttcggtgCGCCCTTGATCAGACCAGCTTCGTCGTACTCGACAAATGTCTCGGACTCGGTAACCGCCATGCTGCGTAGAGCAGCTGGCATTGCCTTCTGCTCTCCTCCGTACTTGTCCAGCAAAGCCTTCTCTCGGTCTGCGCGCTtcgcctctgcctcctcctgctccttctttCGGTAGAACTCTCCCGCCGTTGGGTTTGCCTGCAAATGTTGGCTGGTGTCGCCAGATGTTTCTTGTGCCTCCCATGCGTATCGTTGCGCCTTCTCGAAAGCACCAGCATCGCCTGAAGATCGCATGAATCCCTCCTCCGCAAACATTTCAGACGCCTTATCGGCTGTCGCGCCACTGTCGACCAATGCTCGTGTCTTGGGGTCGTATTTGGCGGATTCCAGATCGAGGTTCAACAGGTATTTGGCTGTGTCTTCTCGTATTCGCAGTTGTCGGGTTGCTGTACTCTGGTGCTTACTCATGTCGTTCTCCTCGGCATACTTATCGCCATCGTCGttttcttcctcgccatcaacacctACTGTAGCCTTCTTCCGCAGTTCCTCCATCTGGTGGTAGTCGTCAACCACGTTGCGATATTCCTTCGCATCGTAGCCGTTCCAGCGATCGCGCTTGGCGTCCCAGCCCATCTTGACATCCTGAATAAGCTCATCGGCCTGGATATCTTTCCCCGTCCACTTTGCGCCCTTCGCCCGAGGTCGGCTCAAGcagtccttcttcttgtgtGTCATGGCGCCGCAGTTCTCGCACGCGCCTTTGCGATACTTGGTGGCGGCTGGGCCAGCCTTCCTGCCGCGGTCGTACCATGTAGACTTTTCATTCTTCTCTTCGCGACGTTGATGCTTGAGGTAGTCATTGTC
This window of the Fusarium keratoplasticum isolate Fu6.1 chromosome 3, whole genome shotgun sequence genome carries:
- a CDS encoding Pre-mRNA-splicing factor SLU7 is translated as MPQPQTNPPTGAGAASKEENIYIPSFISKRPFYAGEEGDDNDYLKHQRREEKNEKSTWYDRGRKAGPAATKYRKGACENCGAMTHKKKDCLSRPRAKGAKWTGKDIQADELIQDVKMGWDAKRDRWNGYDAKEYRNVVDDYHQMEELRKKATVGVDGEEENDDGDKYAEENDMSKHQSTATRQLRIREDTAKYLLNLDLESAKYDPKTRALVDSGATADKASEMFAEEGFMRSSGDAGAFEKAQRYAWEAQETSGDTSQHLQANPTAGEFYRKKEQEEAEAKRADREKALLDKYGGEQKAMPAALRSMAVTESETFVEYDEAGLIKGAPKKKAKSKYAEDIFINNHTSTWGSWWSNFKWGYACCHSFIKNSYCTGEEGKEAWEAAERQRTGANLIEDKEEDEEPSNEDGDKEAEESKPKKRTREEMMNGVTEEEMDEYRRKRTVAADPMAKLLGKDELLT